The following coding sequences lie in one Massilia sp. KIM genomic window:
- a CDS encoding STAS domain-containing protein: MGLFSFLKRKQDDTGAALPAPDTRMRAGEPSRLGSEAERARQREIARATAAKIDEIELEMANSIFNDEPSWGSGRRPATQVQPEPDPDDSPEPAALPASAPAVEESAILYANGQAPLAESLLRESLGDFGRHERLPWWMLFDLYQATGREQDFESIAIDYASHFETSPPAWKPLAPALAETAPALAAAERLGPVLDAGVGASLQRLLDSPAPVLRLDLGAVREAEREGCAGLLAGLQALRKGGRELVLAGADGLMAVLRARIAVGERESGEAPWLLLLELLLLSGREKDFEETAMDYCVTFEVSPPSFEAPQRVSTAAPAPAGGDRFMLPALAAGDTGRLLDAIDAYAGEREILVLDCSRLARMDYACATALLGRLHAHCGAGKQVEVRELNHLVAALLRLLGAGEPLKLFPHRY; this comes from the coding sequence ATGGGCCTTTTCTCCTTCCTCAAGAGAAAGCAAGACGACACGGGCGCCGCCCTCCCGGCGCCCGATACCCGCATGCGCGCGGGCGAGCCTTCGCGCCTCGGCAGCGAGGCCGAACGTGCGCGCCAGCGCGAGATCGCGCGCGCCACCGCCGCCAAGATCGACGAGATCGAGCTGGAGATGGCCAACAGCATCTTCAACGACGAGCCCAGCTGGGGCAGCGGGCGCCGTCCGGCCACGCAGGTCCAGCCCGAACCCGATCCCGACGATTCGCCCGAGCCCGCCGCCCTGCCCGCCAGCGCCCCGGCGGTCGAGGAGAGCGCCATCCTCTACGCCAACGGCCAGGCCCCGCTGGCCGAGAGCCTGCTGCGCGAGAGCCTGGGCGACTTCGGCCGGCATGAACGCCTGCCCTGGTGGATGCTGTTCGACCTCTACCAGGCCACCGGCCGCGAACAGGACTTCGAGAGCATCGCGATCGACTACGCCAGCCATTTCGAGACCTCGCCGCCGGCCTGGAAACCGCTGGCGCCCGCGCTCGCCGAGACCGCGCCGGCGCTGGCTGCCGCCGAGCGCCTCGGTCCGGTGCTCGACGCCGGCGTCGGCGCCAGCCTGCAGCGCCTGCTGGACAGCCCGGCGCCGGTGCTGCGCCTGGACCTGGGCGCGGTGCGCGAGGCCGAGCGCGAAGGCTGCGCGGGCCTGCTGGCCGGTCTACAAGCCCTGCGCAAGGGCGGGCGCGAACTGGTGCTGGCCGGCGCCGACGGACTCATGGCCGTGCTGCGCGCCCGGATCGCGGTCGGCGAGCGCGAGTCCGGCGAAGCGCCCTGGCTGCTGCTGCTCGAACTGCTGCTCCTGAGCGGGCGCGAAAAGGACTTTGAAGAAACCGCGATGGACTATTGCGTCACCTTCGAGGTCTCGCCGCCCTCTTTCGAGGCGCCGCAGCGGGTCTCGACCGCCGCGCCGGCGCCGGCGGGCGGCGACCGCTTCATGTTGCCGGCGCTGGCGGCGGGCGACACCGGCAGGCTGCTCGATGCGATCGACGCCTACGCGGGCGAGCGCGAGATCCTGGTGCTGGACTGCTCGCGCCTGGCGCGCATGGATTACGCCTGCGCCACCGCCCTGCTCGGCCGGCTGCATGCGCATTGCGGAGCAGGCAAGCAGGTGGAAGTGCGCGAACTGAACCACCTCGTGGCCGCCCTGCTGCGCCTGCTCGGCGCCGGCGAACCGCTCAAACTGTTTCCCCACCGCTACTAA